cccttctgtggtGGCTTAACGCCCACTGGCAACCAGGCACTgtgcagccgctcgctcactcgccccacagtgggatggcGGAGGGAACCAgaagagtgaaagtgagaaaacccgtaggttgagataaagacagtttaataggtaaagcaaaagccacgcacagaagcaaagcaaaacaaggaattcattcagcgCTtgcttcccacgggcaggcaggtgctcagccatccccagggaagcagggctccatcacgtgtaatggttactcaggaagacaaatgccattactccaaatgtccccccttcctccttcttcccccagcttatatgTGCTCAGCGtgacaccatatggtatggaatatccctttggctagtttgggtcagctgtcctggctgtgtcccctcccagttccccgtgcccctccagtcCTCTGGCTGACAGGGccagagaaactggaaagtccttgacacagtataaacatcacccagcaacaaccattgttcttacaccaaatccaaaacacagcactgccccagctactaagaagaaaattaactctatcccagctgaaacccaGACATCTTCCCAGCAcgtcctttctcttttccctaaTTGTTTTGATCAATGTACCATGTAGACTAATAGTTTGTCTCCCTGTGCTCTTTGAGAATAGAGACATGAGAGTTCCTGTAATAACATTGTGTTCCTGGGTTGGCAAGCCCCCTGCACTGCCATTCTTGAAAAGACTAATCTTGAAATGTTGGAATTAATGAGGAGTCGATAAAGCCAAAATGCTGAGAACTGGGGTTTTCATATCCAGCGGGAGGGAGAAAACAACCTGGGCCTGAGAAGTGAGCTGGAAAGAGACAAGGCTTTGGGTGTCAGTACATaacctcaaatactgtgttctcTATGTTCAGGCTCTTCTgtagagctgcagaaaaattgAACACAGTATTCATTAGTTTTTAGCTTGCCTGCACCCCTCCCTCTCTGGGATTCAGGACTGAAGCTTAAACCAAAGTCTTTAtgaataagcaaataaaataccCAAGTGCACACAGCTGAGGGACTGTcggggttttgttgggggtgggggggtggtcAGTAGCAGCTGTGGTGCTTTACCCAATCTTTATTCAGTCAGAAGGTTATGCATCATGGCCTAAAGTCTGgcctagaaaaaaatactggcttCCTTTGGCCTTTGCTGGATGGTTTTCTGTGGGAATGGGAATTTACTTTATTCCTTGCTCTCTAATGGAGAGCCAGGCACTGCTATGGGAGggaatttctgtttctccacGAAGACCATACCATGCAGCCAGGGACACAGAATAGCTTTCGTCCTTGAAGATGGAACTGAAGATACATGTTTGCTTTGAATCCAGGAGTAGACTAATTGCACATATTGTTTGTGGGCAATTTGTTGGACTTGTTGATCAGCTGACTGAAACATTGATGAGTACCTGCTGCATGTGTTTTCATTGCTGCCTAATGGAAGGGTTAGAAAACTCACACCCATCATCTTGAAAGCATGTTCGCCCTGTCATACCCAAACACAAGGCAATAAGGTTTTGTGCAAAGGATCTCTGGACACTGGGGAAGGAGAGACGAGATTTCAAACTCTAATCTAATTGCAATTTACATGTTGAAACAGACACGTGTTTTCTGCAGTGATATTTAAGCATTGCATCTTCATTTAAAGATGTGCTTCTGCCTTCCTATGCATCTGCCCCACCACTTTTCTTTTTGGGAAAACTGCAGAACTTGTTTCCTCTCCCCTTTGCTATTTTGTACCATCACTTTGCATCTGTGCCATCCTTGAGTCTGTCTTCCTCTGCATTGCCGTCACACCTTTCTGTGCTGACATTGAGATAGATGTTTGCCTTCTTCCTGGTCAAATCCAGTGCCCTTTTTCAGTGGTGATAGTACCCCTTCAGTTCCCTGTGCTTTggtgtgaaatattttatagttCATGCTTAATAGTTTTGTATCATTCTTGTGGTTCTGaagatattctgaaaataatttagaacaAGGCTACTTCGGTCAGATCCCCTCCCTGAATTACAGGCAACTAATTCCATTTTGTTTGCCCTGACATCCCTGTTGCACAGACAGGTGAGATGTATGACGCTACAGGAGGGCTTTACCCCTCTAGCGTGACATCTGGAGGAGAAGCAGGGTGTCTGTCATATGTTTGTAGTATCACTTGACATGTCCCAGGTTTGGACAAGTGGATGTCATTCTTAACATTGTACCAAAGTCACAAGCTATGTAACACTGTCAATTTCTTGATTTAAGGGATAGCTTTATTGCATGTATATCTTAGTTTTACACGTTCAAATAGAAACAGCTGAGACTTGTTCAGAATCACAGTAAGAAGAACTGATTGTACAACCTATTTCCTAATAATTGTCTTCTGTCCACAGGTCCAGCAAGCACAAAGAAACCACACAGCAGAACCTGTAATAGATGACTACAAAAAGATGGGAACTCTCTTTGGTGAACTAAACAAAAGCCTTATCAGAATAGGCTTCACAAGGATGTACTTTGGAGAACGGATAGTAGAACCTGTAATAATTATATTCTTCTGGGTTATGCTCTGGTTTCTTGGCCTACAAGCTCTTGGACTGGTTGCTGTTCTGTGCCTTGTCATTATTTATGTACAACAGTAAAGTTTTATAGATGCTGTTTAGATTATCTCTCTCAACTCTGTCACTATGTCAGTGGATTTATGTTTAAGTAAATGGGTGGCATATCAAAAGCTGCGATGCTTCAAATTGCATTTCACTGAACTTCCAACATTTGGGGTGAGGGGGACTAAAATTACGCATTGTAAGCAAAGTCAGCAGTGCCCTACTACATCTTCGAAGGGCAAAAAAGGAGGTGTTTGTAATACAATGGTGTCCAATATACTGTTTTCTGCATTCTTGGGGCCTTAGTCCAAGGACTGGCTTTTTGTTCCTCCCCGCTCCTCCAGTGTTCTTGCTTTGTATCATGAAAATTTCCTGTCTGGTTTTAAGAGGACACTTGATGCGAGTGTCCTGTTTCACTGTTGGGTGGGGTTTGTGTGCTGTTTGTTCCCTGAATCTGCATAATTTGCTGGCTTCTTGCTGAAAAGCTAAATCTGCATGAGAGAGGTTTGCTAACAAACCTACAATGTTAAATGTTCATAAGGTGAATACAACTTCCCAGCACAAAAGCATCTTTGATTAGTACAGTTTTAGCAAGCTTTCCCCTAGGAAACAAGCTATGccagcaaaatgcttttatacTAATATCAGTGAATTCACACAAGGCTTCAGCTGTTGTTTAGAAGGAATCACACTCCTGTACTGGCCAAATGGTCTAATGTAACTCTGCCTTGTTTTTGGAAATGTACTCTGCTCCtactgctatttttctttttttttaatacttgctctttcccccagccctccttctgaagataaatatttgtataaTTCATGGACTTTGTAGGTAGTTACAGCTGCAGTGTTGGAGAGTTGCCATTCCAGACGGCAATGCTAGAATATTGTCTGCTTCCTCTGGCTTGCGTGTGAAGTGTCTGAACAACCAGATAGGTATCAGACCAGCTCTCTTAACGCTTCCCTAATTTGCTGCAGTGTGGACCCAACACAAGCTGGAGGCTTTGCGTATGTAAGCAAATCAGACCTGTTTCCCCCTGAAAGGCAAGAATGGAGCTGAAATCCGGTGGTCATTTTATTTAGTAGTCTTAACTGATACATTTCCATGCTAGGCaacaaaaatgtgtatgtatagGTGCATGTCATGGGCAACACAAATCTGAGAATAGGATATATCCGTTCAAGAGTAAGTGCAAAATTCACTTTGGCTCCCCAGGAGTCACACCACGGGTGTATCGAATATTTCCAAGTTGAAAATgctcatttaaagaaaaacgGTAAAATGAGACATAATCTTTACTAAATAGGCTACCAATTTAATATTTGCTGTACATTACTTTTCGTAAGAAAATTGCAAAATTGACTCCATCTgtggtaaaatgaaattatacatTTACTTAAAGAAATGTAATGTGACATTTACAGAAAACTACTTACACATTTTGCAGtgacttttttcctaaaaattttTATACTAGCAGAGACCAGCAGCAGATTAgttgaaaatgctgttttatccAGAGACTTTCTGGATAAGGGGATAAGGGGAGCGTTTCTATGGTCCCAGTCCTGCAACTGCATTCTCAAGGCCAATTTTATGCCTACATGGATCGTGTTGGTTGCTGGGCTCTATTTCCTTACAGACCTGGGCCCCAGTCCTTACAGACTTTCCTATTAGTGAAATAATTGTTATTTAGGGCAGTGAACATGAAGGCCCAGCTCCTTTAAAGTCTTTATGTGCATAAATGCCATCTGTGGACACGTCTGTGCTTTTCTAATGAATGCACAGTTACCTGCTGAGCAGATCTCCTCTCCAGATCTTCATACAACTTTGGTGGATCCAAGGGGCACGGCTGAactggcaggggggtgggactgaGGTCCCCTGTGTGTTTAGATGGCACCTGTGGTGATTGGCGCCTAGTTAAATAGTTAACGCTGGTGGCAGGGAAACATTTGACAACAGAAGGTGATCCTGGATGCAGGGGTTTGTTGTTCACAACTGCAAGtcccaaagcaaacagcaagtACAGGCTGAACTCAAAGAGGCAGGAGCTCTGTACTCCCAAGTGCCTAGGGGtaaactttggttttgtttcaagtCCCTTAGACAGCAGAACACCTGTTTACACCTTTGCATATTTGTATAGATATAACGGTGGGTTTATGTGTATTCTTCTCCTGTATAAGGGCTGTACTACAAAGCAtcttgtcattaaaaaaaaaataaaaatccttcctttcttcccacaATCAAATTACTGTTCAGAGGTCCTCATCCTTTCATCCTGTAGGAAAAAGTGTCTCTGTGATATCCATGTTGCACTAGTACTCTTGTGTAAAGACACTGTGCTGTGAGATGGCATGTAGTACTTCCCTGAAGTGGTGATTTTGCTCTGTGCATAAGGAATGAACCGACGGTGTGACCGACAAGTTCAGTGAGGGCACTGTTTATATACTTGTAACCTTTTAGTATGTGCATAACTATGTTTCATTCATGAAGTCATTTCAGTTGTTCTTTTGATGTTCATGTTTGTATACATGTACTTTAGGGAAAGGTAGCTTTTGGACTTCTTTTAGATTGTGTACAGTGAATGTTTTATATGGTTTCTCTTAAGGGTAACTTATTACATCTTGTCCTTCGTagaagtttttttattttaaaaaacctgaaaaaatatcCCTGCTAATGGAGTTAGGTtgactgaaagtgaaaaaagaaaaataatgtgttgTATGGAAGATAACCCTCACCTGTTTGGTTTCATACATAGATAAGAATTTGCACCAAATCATCTGTCTAATTTTGTGCTATTGCTATAGTATCTCCCTGTCATTTGCAGGAAAGCAgagttaaggaaaaaaggaggataGAATCAGATGTGGAGAGTGGAAAATGGAATGCAGTGAAATGGTGCATATATGTGTAAAATCTGATTGTAAATGTGTACCAAAAGTGAAGGGGGAGAATAGGTAAACAGTCCTTGTATTGTGTTCTTTCTTCCATCCAGACATAGTTCTAAGGCAGAAGAAGCACCAAGCATTCAAAGGGTGTCCCTAGCTAAAAAGCAGaaggttaattaaaaaaaaaaaaaaaaaaaagacaatttcacTGTTGTCTATATGGTAAAAATTGATACGTTTTTAGCAATGTTATTTATATTGGTATATAGGATCGTTATTCTTGATAGAACTGAAAGTGCTTTTATGCTTCTGTGTGTAGGGCTGTATGAAGGAATTATGGCCCTTAAATCtgtgttaaaaaacaaattacataaTTCCTGTTGGTCAGTGTAACGTATCGAAAGCTTTTTACATaacctttgttttttaaaggatggACTCTTCAGTACTGTTTCACACCCACCAAATGCACAAATGTTTGAACTACTGTGTACAGAGAAGAAACTCTACAAGTAGGAGAATCTTGGAGAATGctgtttgcactgaaaaatCATCACATCAAACCTGTCcatatgaaaaggaaaaataatatttcttaaCAACTCTGTATTAAATGAATCCTATGGAAAGCACTTTGTTATTCTTTCTAATAAAAAGAATTGCCATCAATGAGAACTGTGAATTCTTTGTGGTCCTTTGTTCAAGGTTACTTGACTCCTTTCAAAATTTCATGGCCCAGATGGAATGGGGCATCATTCAGATATCCACTGAGGTCAGTTAACTTGCAGCTAGTCAAAAAACAACTGCAGTACAAGACCTGAATAAACTGGATCAGGTCTCTGTGGTTGAGTGTGCAGCAGTTACactgaattaaagaaaaagaaagtagtaGATCTAAATGTTAACAAATA
The Falco rusticolus isolate bFalRus1 chromosome 1, bFalRus1.pri, whole genome shotgun sequence genome window above contains:
- the FAM241A gene encoding uncharacterized protein FAM241A isoform X2; the encoded protein is MGSAAELLPPLGESEREAGAAAARHRRRPEEQVQQAQRNHTAEPVIDDYKKMGTLFGELNKSLIRIGFTRMYFGERIVEPDGLFSTVSHPPNAQMFELLCTEKKLYK
- the FAM241A gene encoding uncharacterized protein FAM241A isoform X1, with product MGSAAELLPPLGESEREAGAAAARHRRRPEEQVQQAQRNHTAEPVIDDYKKMGTLFGELNKSLIRIGFTRMYFGERIVEPVIIIFFWVMLWFLGLQALGLVAVLCLVIIYVQQ